From a region of the Triticum aestivum cultivar Chinese Spring chromosome 7D, IWGSC CS RefSeq v2.1, whole genome shotgun sequence genome:
- the LOC123164873 gene encoding probable aminodeoxychorismate synthase, chloroplastic isoform X2, whose amino-acid sequence MAALRLPAPPTARWAPPPPSSARWQHPPCRGGARRPAALRAGGEEGPGPEEPPVRTLLIDNYDSYTYNIFQELSVVNGVPPVVVRNDEWAWRDVYNWVYKKRAFDNIVISPGPGSPSCPTDIGVCLRILCECGDIPILGVCLGHQALGLVHGAKIVHAPEAIHGRLSEIEHNGCYLFNHIPSGINSGFKVVRYHSLVIEASSLPEDLVSIAWTASPKMLSFLDSDQPDNTPFWGSLNNLSITDPSERINNGEVPITINNTSKPDGHKIVMGIKHSSMPHYGVQFHPESVATHYGRQIFQNFKRITTDFGSQSSLFQERKVHSIDQCNYVPKGLSHTEGLELGDSVGVHMLAERNIKKKYLRLRWKRIDNFLSRTNGSEDIFSELFGHQNAEDTFWLDSSSVDQNRARFSFMGGKGGPLWKQMTFHLSNQRANCGGTITIRGAHGSAVKNSLKDGFLEFLHKEIQSIKYNEEDFEGLPFDFHGGFVGYLGYGLKVECDASSNKAKSSTPDACFFFADNLVAIDHNNGDVYILSLYDEYSLSNGNGMHHNTTHTSWLLETEKRLLRMAAMSPGLPINGKSLIGSSNVNKQSFVVEKSKDQYIKDVRSCLDYIRDGESYELCLTTRMRRGIEYINALQLYLQLRKQNPAPYAAWLNFSSENLSICCSSPERFLRLDQNAVLEAKPIKGTIARGRTPEEDECLRLQLKYSEKDQAENLMIVDLLRNDLGKVCEPGSVHVPRLMDVESYKSVHTMVSTIRGTKKPDLSPVDCIKAAFPGGSMTGAPKVRSMEILDALESSPRGIYSGSIGFFSYNRTFDLNIVIRTVVLHDGEASVGAGGAIVALSDPEAEYAEMMLKARTPTRVVEECSQQAAAHSSPDRSDSVRTTIS is encoded by the exons ATGGCCGCGCTCCGCCTCCCCGCCCCGCCGACGGCGAggtgggccccgccgccgccgtcctccgcgcGGTGGCAGCACCCCCCGTGCCGGGGCGGCGCCAGGCGTCCCGCGGCGTTGCgggccggcggggaggagggccCGGGCCCGGAAGAGCCGCCGGTGAGGACGCTCCTCATCGACAACTACGACAGCTACACCTACAACATCTTCCAGGAGCTCTCCGTCGTCAACGGCG TGCCGCCTGTGGTGGTGCGCAACGACGAGTGGGCGTGGAGGGATGTTTACAATTGGGTGTACAAGAAGAGGGCCTTTGACAACATCGTGATCTCGCCTGGCCCTGGATCTCCGTCGTGTCCTACCGACATAG GTGTATGTCTGCGGATACTTTGCGAGTGCGGAGATATACCCATTCTAGGTGTCTGCCTTGGCCACCAG GCCTTGGGATTAGTTCATGGCGCTAAGATTGTTCACGCTCCTGAAGCTATACATGGGCGACTTAG TGAAATTGAGCATAATGGATGCTACCTCTTTAATCACATCCCATCAGGTATAAACTCTGGATTCAAG GTAGTGCGCTACCATTCACTTGTAATAGAAGCAAGCTCACTGCCTGAGGATCTTGTATCAATAGCATGGACGGCTTCTCCCAAAATGCTATCTTTCCTTGATAGTGATCAGCCTGATAATACTCCCTTCTGGGGATCATTGAATAACTTATCCATAACTGACCCTTCAGAGCGCATTAACAATGGTGAAGTGCCAATTACCATAAACAATACTAGTAAGCCGGACGGCCACAAGATTGTCATGGGCATCAAGCATTCCAGCATGCCTCATTATGGAGTGCAG TTCCATCCAGAGAGTGTTGCTACACATTATGGAAGACAGATTTTTCAAAACTTTAAGAGGATAACAACTGATTTTGGATCACAATCATCGTTGTTTCAGGAAAGAAAGGTTCACAGTATTG ATCAATGCAATTATGTCCCGAAGGGCTTGTCACACACTGAAGGACTGGAGCTTGGCGATTCTGTTGGGGTTCACATGCTTGCAGAGAGAAATATCAAGAAAAAATATCTACGATTGAGATGGAAGAGGATTGATAACTTCCTCAGCCGCACAAATGGCTCTGAAGACATTTTCTCGGAGCTTTTTGGTCATCAAAATGCCGAAGATACATTTTGGCTGGATAGCTCATCAGTTGATCAG AACAGGGCACGCTTTTCATTTATGGGTGGTAAGGGTGGACCTTTGTGGAAGCAAATGACATTTCACCTCTCCAATCAAAG GGCCAACTGTGGAGGAACCATTACTATTCGAGGTGCTCATGGATCTGCTGTGAAAAACTCTCTCAAAGATGGCTTCTTGGAATTCCTTCACAAG GAGATCCAGTCCATTAAATACAATGAAGAGGATTTTGAAGGGCTGCCATTTGACTTCCATGGTGGATTTGTTGGATATCTAGG GTATGGTCTTAAGGTTGAATGTGATGCATCATCTAACAAAGCTAAATCAAGTACTCCTGATGCATGCTTTTTCTTTGCTGATAACCTTGTGGCAATCGATCACAACAATGGTGATGTATATATTCTGTCATTATATGACGAATATTCTTTAAGTAACGGAAATGGAATGCACCATAATACAACACATACTTCATGGTTGCTGGAGACTGAGAAGAGGCTTCTCAGGATGGCTGCTATGTCACCAGGACTACCGATTAATGGAAAATCACTCATTGGATCATCCAATGTGAATAAGCAAAGTTTTGTCGTAGAAAAATCAAAGGATCAATACATTAAGGATGTTCGAAGTTGCCTGGATTATATCAGAGACGGAGAAAGCTACGAGTTATGCCTGACCACTCGGATGAGGAGAGGGATAGAGTATATAAATGCTCTTCAACTGTACCTTCAATTGAGAAAGCAAAATCCAGCTCCCTATGCAGCCTGGCTTAACTTCTCCTCAGAAAACCTGAGTATATGCTGCTCTTCTCCTGAACGGTTTCTGCGGCTAGATCAAAATGCAGTTCTGGAGGCAAAACCAATCAAAGGTACTATAGCACGTGGCAGAACACCCGAGGAAGATGAATGCCTACGTTTGCAACTGAAATACAG TGAAAAGGATCAGGCTGAGAACTTGATGATTGTTGATCTCTTAAGAAACGACCTGGGCAAGGTCTGTGAGCCCGGAAGCGTGCACGTTCCTCGCCTCATGGACGTCGAGTCATACAAGTCAGTCCACACCATGGTGAGCACCATCCGCGGGACAAAGAAGCCTGACCTAAGCCCCGTCGACTGCATCAAAGCCGCCTTTCCAGGAGGCTCGATGACGGGCGCCCCAAAGGTGAGGTCGATGGAGATCCTCGACGCACTCGAGAGCAGCCCGAGGGGCATCTACTCAGGGTCGATCGGGTTCTTCTCGTACAACCGCACGTTCGACCTGAACATCGTGATCAGGACGGTGGTGCTGCATGACGGGGAGGCCTCGGTGGGGGCGGGCGGGGCGATTGTGGCTCTGTCGGACCCTGAGGCGGAGTATGCCGAGATGATGCTCAAGGCTAGGACACCGACGAGGGTTGTCGAGGAGTGCAGCCAACAGGCCGCGGCGCACAGCAGTCCGGACCGATCGGATTCGGTGCGGACAACTATAAGTTAG
- the LOC123164873 gene encoding probable aminodeoxychorismate synthase, chloroplastic isoform X3 — translation MAALRLPAPPTARWAPPPPSSARWQHPPCRGGARRPAALRAGGEEGPGPEEPPVRTLLIDNYDSYTYNIFQELSVVNGVPPVVVRNDEWAWRDVYNWVYKKRAFDNIVISPGPGSPSCPTDIGVCLRILCECGDIPILGVCLGHQALGLVHGAKIVHAPEAIHGRLSEIEHNGCYLFNHIPSGINSGFKVVRYHSLVIEASSLPEDLVSIAWTASPKMLSFLDSDQPDNTPFWGSLNNLSITDPSERINNGEVPITINNTSKPDGHKIVMGIKHSSMPHYGVQFHPESVATHYGRQIFQNFKRITTDFGSQSSLFQERKVNSADQCNYVPKGLSHTEGLELGDSVGVHMLAERNIKKKYLRLRWKRIDNFLSRTNGSEDIFSELFGHQNAEDTFWLDSSSVDQNRARFSFMGGKGGPLWKQMTFHLSNQRANCGGTITIRGAHGSAVKNSLKDGFLEFLHKEIQSIKYNEEDFEGLPFDFHGGFVGYLGYGLKVECDASSNKAKSSTPDACFFFADNLVAIDHNNGDVYILSLYDEYSLSNGNGMHHNTTHTSWLLETEKRLLRMAAMSPGLPINGKSLIGSSNVNKQSFVVEKSKDQYIKDVRSCLDYIRDGESYELCLTTRMRRGIEYINALQLYLQLRKQNPAPYAAWLNFSSENLSICCSSPERFLRLDQNAVLEAKPIKGTIARGRTPEEDECLRLQLKYSEKDQAENLMIVDLLRNDLGKVCEPGSVHVPRLMDVESYKSVHTMVSTIRGTKKPDLSPVDCIKAAFPGGSMTGAPKVRSMEILDALESSPRGIYSGSIGFFSYNRTFDLNIVIRTVVLHDGEASVGAGGAIVALSDPEAEYAEMMLKARTPTRVVEECSQQAAAHSSPDRSDSVRTTIS, via the exons ATGGCCGCGCTCCGCCTCCCCGCCCCGCCGACGGCGAggtgggccccgccgccgccgtcctccgcgcGGTGGCAGCACCCCCCGTGCCGGGGCGGCGCCAGGCGTCCCGCGGCGTTGCgggccggcggggaggagggccCGGGCCCGGAAGAGCCGCCGGTGAGGACGCTCCTCATCGACAACTACGACAGCTACACCTACAACATCTTCCAGGAGCTCTCCGTCGTCAACGGCG TGCCGCCTGTGGTGGTGCGCAACGACGAGTGGGCGTGGAGGGATGTTTACAATTGGGTGTACAAGAAGAGGGCCTTTGACAACATCGTGATCTCGCCTGGCCCTGGATCTCCGTCGTGTCCTACCGACATAG GTGTATGTCTGCGGATACTTTGCGAGTGCGGAGATATACCCATTCTAGGTGTCTGCCTTGGCCACCAG GCCTTGGGATTAGTTCATGGCGCTAAGATTGTTCACGCTCCTGAAGCTATACATGGGCGACTTAG TGAAATTGAGCATAATGGATGCTACCTCTTTAATCACATCCCATCAGGTATAAACTCTGGATTCAAG GTAGTGCGCTACCATTCACTTGTAATAGAAGCAAGCTCACTGCCTGAGGATCTTGTATCAATAGCATGGACGGCTTCTCCCAAAATGCTATCTTTCCTTGATAGTGATCAGCCTGATAATACTCCCTTCTGGGGATCATTGAATAACTTATCCATAACTGACCCTTCAGAGCGCATTAACAATGGTGAAGTGCCAATTACCATAAACAATACTAGTAAGCCGGACGGCCACAAGATTGTCATGGGCATCAAGCATTCCAGCATGCCTCATTATGGAGTGCAG TTCCATCCAGAGAGTGTTGCTACACATTATGGAAGACAGATTTTTCAAAACTTTAAGAGGATAACAACTGATTTTGGATCACAATCATCGTTGTTTCAGGAAAGAAAG GTCAATTCTGCAGATCAATGCAATTATGTCCCGAAGGGCTTGTCACACACTGAAGGACTGGAGCTTGGCGATTCTGTTGGGGTTCACATGCTTGCAGAGAGAAATATCAAGAAAAAATATCTACGATTGAGATGGAAGAGGATTGATAACTTCCTCAGCCGCACAAATGGCTCTGAAGACATTTTCTCGGAGCTTTTTGGTCATCAAAATGCCGAAGATACATTTTGGCTGGATAGCTCATCAGTTGATCAG AACAGGGCACGCTTTTCATTTATGGGTGGTAAGGGTGGACCTTTGTGGAAGCAAATGACATTTCACCTCTCCAATCAAAG GGCCAACTGTGGAGGAACCATTACTATTCGAGGTGCTCATGGATCTGCTGTGAAAAACTCTCTCAAAGATGGCTTCTTGGAATTCCTTCACAAG GAGATCCAGTCCATTAAATACAATGAAGAGGATTTTGAAGGGCTGCCATTTGACTTCCATGGTGGATTTGTTGGATATCTAGG GTATGGTCTTAAGGTTGAATGTGATGCATCATCTAACAAAGCTAAATCAAGTACTCCTGATGCATGCTTTTTCTTTGCTGATAACCTTGTGGCAATCGATCACAACAATGGTGATGTATATATTCTGTCATTATATGACGAATATTCTTTAAGTAACGGAAATGGAATGCACCATAATACAACACATACTTCATGGTTGCTGGAGACTGAGAAGAGGCTTCTCAGGATGGCTGCTATGTCACCAGGACTACCGATTAATGGAAAATCACTCATTGGATCATCCAATGTGAATAAGCAAAGTTTTGTCGTAGAAAAATCAAAGGATCAATACATTAAGGATGTTCGAAGTTGCCTGGATTATATCAGAGACGGAGAAAGCTACGAGTTATGCCTGACCACTCGGATGAGGAGAGGGATAGAGTATATAAATGCTCTTCAACTGTACCTTCAATTGAGAAAGCAAAATCCAGCTCCCTATGCAGCCTGGCTTAACTTCTCCTCAGAAAACCTGAGTATATGCTGCTCTTCTCCTGAACGGTTTCTGCGGCTAGATCAAAATGCAGTTCTGGAGGCAAAACCAATCAAAGGTACTATAGCACGTGGCAGAACACCCGAGGAAGATGAATGCCTACGTTTGCAACTGAAATACAG TGAAAAGGATCAGGCTGAGAACTTGATGATTGTTGATCTCTTAAGAAACGACCTGGGCAAGGTCTGTGAGCCCGGAAGCGTGCACGTTCCTCGCCTCATGGACGTCGAGTCATACAAGTCAGTCCACACCATGGTGAGCACCATCCGCGGGACAAAGAAGCCTGACCTAAGCCCCGTCGACTGCATCAAAGCCGCCTTTCCAGGAGGCTCGATGACGGGCGCCCCAAAGGTGAGGTCGATGGAGATCCTCGACGCACTCGAGAGCAGCCCGAGGGGCATCTACTCAGGGTCGATCGGGTTCTTCTCGTACAACCGCACGTTCGACCTGAACATCGTGATCAGGACGGTGGTGCTGCATGACGGGGAGGCCTCGGTGGGGGCGGGCGGGGCGATTGTGGCTCTGTCGGACCCTGAGGCGGAGTATGCCGAGATGATGCTCAAGGCTAGGACACCGACGAGGGTTGTCGAGGAGTGCAGCCAACAGGCCGCGGCGCACAGCAGTCCGGACCGATCGGATTCGGTGCGGACAACTATAAGTTAG
- the LOC123164873 gene encoding probable aminodeoxychorismate synthase, chloroplastic isoform X1: protein MAALRLPAPPTARWAPPPPSSARWQHPPCRGGARRPAALRAGGEEGPGPEEPPVRTLLIDNYDSYTYNIFQELSVVNGVPPVVVRNDEWAWRDVYNWVYKKRAFDNIVISPGPGSPSCPTDIGVCLRILCECGDIPILGVCLGHQALGLVHGAKIVHAPEAIHGRLSEIEHNGCYLFNHIPSGINSGFKVVRYHSLVIEASSLPEDLVSIAWTASPKMLSFLDSDQPDNTPFWGSLNNLSITDPSERINNGEVPITINNTSKPDGHKIVMGIKHSSMPHYGVQFHPESVATHYGRQIFQNFKRITTDFGSQSSLFQERKVHSIGKLESPQVNSADQCNYVPKGLSHTEGLELGDSVGVHMLAERNIKKKYLRLRWKRIDNFLSRTNGSEDIFSELFGHQNAEDTFWLDSSSVDQNRARFSFMGGKGGPLWKQMTFHLSNQRANCGGTITIRGAHGSAVKNSLKDGFLEFLHKEIQSIKYNEEDFEGLPFDFHGGFVGYLGYGLKVECDASSNKAKSSTPDACFFFADNLVAIDHNNGDVYILSLYDEYSLSNGNGMHHNTTHTSWLLETEKRLLRMAAMSPGLPINGKSLIGSSNVNKQSFVVEKSKDQYIKDVRSCLDYIRDGESYELCLTTRMRRGIEYINALQLYLQLRKQNPAPYAAWLNFSSENLSICCSSPERFLRLDQNAVLEAKPIKGTIARGRTPEEDECLRLQLKYSEKDQAENLMIVDLLRNDLGKVCEPGSVHVPRLMDVESYKSVHTMVSTIRGTKKPDLSPVDCIKAAFPGGSMTGAPKVRSMEILDALESSPRGIYSGSIGFFSYNRTFDLNIVIRTVVLHDGEASVGAGGAIVALSDPEAEYAEMMLKARTPTRVVEECSQQAAAHSSPDRSDSVRTTIS from the exons ATGGCCGCGCTCCGCCTCCCCGCCCCGCCGACGGCGAggtgggccccgccgccgccgtcctccgcgcGGTGGCAGCACCCCCCGTGCCGGGGCGGCGCCAGGCGTCCCGCGGCGTTGCgggccggcggggaggagggccCGGGCCCGGAAGAGCCGCCGGTGAGGACGCTCCTCATCGACAACTACGACAGCTACACCTACAACATCTTCCAGGAGCTCTCCGTCGTCAACGGCG TGCCGCCTGTGGTGGTGCGCAACGACGAGTGGGCGTGGAGGGATGTTTACAATTGGGTGTACAAGAAGAGGGCCTTTGACAACATCGTGATCTCGCCTGGCCCTGGATCTCCGTCGTGTCCTACCGACATAG GTGTATGTCTGCGGATACTTTGCGAGTGCGGAGATATACCCATTCTAGGTGTCTGCCTTGGCCACCAG GCCTTGGGATTAGTTCATGGCGCTAAGATTGTTCACGCTCCTGAAGCTATACATGGGCGACTTAG TGAAATTGAGCATAATGGATGCTACCTCTTTAATCACATCCCATCAGGTATAAACTCTGGATTCAAG GTAGTGCGCTACCATTCACTTGTAATAGAAGCAAGCTCACTGCCTGAGGATCTTGTATCAATAGCATGGACGGCTTCTCCCAAAATGCTATCTTTCCTTGATAGTGATCAGCCTGATAATACTCCCTTCTGGGGATCATTGAATAACTTATCCATAACTGACCCTTCAGAGCGCATTAACAATGGTGAAGTGCCAATTACCATAAACAATACTAGTAAGCCGGACGGCCACAAGATTGTCATGGGCATCAAGCATTCCAGCATGCCTCATTATGGAGTGCAG TTCCATCCAGAGAGTGTTGCTACACATTATGGAAGACAGATTTTTCAAAACTTTAAGAGGATAACAACTGATTTTGGATCACAATCATCGTTGTTTCAGGAAAGAAAGGTTCACAGTATTGGTAAACTGGAAAGCCCTCAA GTCAATTCTGCAGATCAATGCAATTATGTCCCGAAGGGCTTGTCACACACTGAAGGACTGGAGCTTGGCGATTCTGTTGGGGTTCACATGCTTGCAGAGAGAAATATCAAGAAAAAATATCTACGATTGAGATGGAAGAGGATTGATAACTTCCTCAGCCGCACAAATGGCTCTGAAGACATTTTCTCGGAGCTTTTTGGTCATCAAAATGCCGAAGATACATTTTGGCTGGATAGCTCATCAGTTGATCAG AACAGGGCACGCTTTTCATTTATGGGTGGTAAGGGTGGACCTTTGTGGAAGCAAATGACATTTCACCTCTCCAATCAAAG GGCCAACTGTGGAGGAACCATTACTATTCGAGGTGCTCATGGATCTGCTGTGAAAAACTCTCTCAAAGATGGCTTCTTGGAATTCCTTCACAAG GAGATCCAGTCCATTAAATACAATGAAGAGGATTTTGAAGGGCTGCCATTTGACTTCCATGGTGGATTTGTTGGATATCTAGG GTATGGTCTTAAGGTTGAATGTGATGCATCATCTAACAAAGCTAAATCAAGTACTCCTGATGCATGCTTTTTCTTTGCTGATAACCTTGTGGCAATCGATCACAACAATGGTGATGTATATATTCTGTCATTATATGACGAATATTCTTTAAGTAACGGAAATGGAATGCACCATAATACAACACATACTTCATGGTTGCTGGAGACTGAGAAGAGGCTTCTCAGGATGGCTGCTATGTCACCAGGACTACCGATTAATGGAAAATCACTCATTGGATCATCCAATGTGAATAAGCAAAGTTTTGTCGTAGAAAAATCAAAGGATCAATACATTAAGGATGTTCGAAGTTGCCTGGATTATATCAGAGACGGAGAAAGCTACGAGTTATGCCTGACCACTCGGATGAGGAGAGGGATAGAGTATATAAATGCTCTTCAACTGTACCTTCAATTGAGAAAGCAAAATCCAGCTCCCTATGCAGCCTGGCTTAACTTCTCCTCAGAAAACCTGAGTATATGCTGCTCTTCTCCTGAACGGTTTCTGCGGCTAGATCAAAATGCAGTTCTGGAGGCAAAACCAATCAAAGGTACTATAGCACGTGGCAGAACACCCGAGGAAGATGAATGCCTACGTTTGCAACTGAAATACAG TGAAAAGGATCAGGCTGAGAACTTGATGATTGTTGATCTCTTAAGAAACGACCTGGGCAAGGTCTGTGAGCCCGGAAGCGTGCACGTTCCTCGCCTCATGGACGTCGAGTCATACAAGTCAGTCCACACCATGGTGAGCACCATCCGCGGGACAAAGAAGCCTGACCTAAGCCCCGTCGACTGCATCAAAGCCGCCTTTCCAGGAGGCTCGATGACGGGCGCCCCAAAGGTGAGGTCGATGGAGATCCTCGACGCACTCGAGAGCAGCCCGAGGGGCATCTACTCAGGGTCGATCGGGTTCTTCTCGTACAACCGCACGTTCGACCTGAACATCGTGATCAGGACGGTGGTGCTGCATGACGGGGAGGCCTCGGTGGGGGCGGGCGGGGCGATTGTGGCTCTGTCGGACCCTGAGGCGGAGTATGCCGAGATGATGCTCAAGGCTAGGACACCGACGAGGGTTGTCGAGGAGTGCAGCCAACAGGCCGCGGCGCACAGCAGTCCGGACCGATCGGATTCGGTGCGGACAACTATAAGTTAG
- the LOC123164862 gene encoding protein CHLOROPLAST IMPORT APPARATUS 2 — translation MACIPTGIRLPDLDMVKAAAAAAGAGVGPPGAGPLRPAHSSASSALSDASNSSSASSLSLKRARTPRKRPNQTYNEAAALLASMYPSVFPAGDRAPPSPRLLGLASALADDPSRVDLLPPFPVLGNTACLLRDAAAPPPTTPRSPVLARACPSPAAVSSAFTEFRDSAPSPGTPDGAAGADGPGELDFEDDDDSFDADSFLLGGVDEGAAAEGIDGIMGKLSMESGSDASSINRVLSSSGIDPYIRNLMVLGLGFRRSRSNIKQALKRHDDDSEWWMCPAIPLKDIMPVPPPSMEPPPPVEKKKKKTKKKALKDIAAGPCITCVKEEIPDPAYGDDGIFGLKAPKTGLGLSLNTEEVLKAWYDRGSVFSDGNIPDASSADGLAKLSDIELFLENGAAGAIREGSIQKLKHKQKQCTPLLSNKTRYQARKVHAESRPRVKGRFVSQAALLQKAAEKET, via the exons ATGGCGTGCATCCCGACGGGCATCCGGCTGCCGGACCTGGACATGGTcaaggcggctgcggcggcggccggggcgggGGTGGGGCCGCCGGGCGCGGGGCCGCTGCGGCCGGCGCACTCCTCGGCGTCCTCCGCGCTCTCCGACGCCTCcaactcctcctcggcctcctcgctCTCGCTCAAGCGGGCGCGCACGCCGCGGAAGCGCCCCAACCAGACCTACAACGAGGCGGCCGCGCTGCTCGCCTCCATGTACCCCTCAGTCTTCCCCGCCGGGGAcagggcgccgccgtcgccgcggctCCTCGGCCTCGCCTCCGCGCTCGCCGACGACCCCTCCCGCGTTGACCTGCTCCCGCCCTTCCCCGTCCTCGGCAACACCGCCTGCCTcctccgcgacgccgccgcgccgccgccgaccacgCCGCGGAGCCCCGTCCTCGCCAGGGCCTGCCCCTCGCCGGCGGCCGTCAGCAGCGCCTTCACCGAGTTCCGCGACTCCGCGCCGTCCCCCGGGACCCCCGACGGCGCCGCCGGCGCGGACGGGCCCGGGGAGCTCGACTTTGAGGATGATGACGACAGCTTCGACGCCGACTCCTTCCTCCTCGGCGGCGTCGACGAGGGCGCGGCCGCCGAGGGGATCGACGGCATCATGGGCAAACTCAGCATGGAAAGCGGCAGCGATGCCTCTTCCATTAACCGCGTCCTCTCCAGCTCCGGCATAGACCCCTACATCAGAAACCTCATGGTGCTCGGACTCGGGTTCCGGCGCTCCCGGTCCAACATCAAGCAGGCGCTCAAGCGGCATGACGATGACAGCGAATGGTGGATGTGCCCTGCCATTCCATTGAAGGACATTATGCCGGTGCCTCCCCCATCCATGGAACCACCGCCGccggtggagaagaagaagaagaagactaagaAGAAGGCGTTGAAGGACATCGCCGCTGGGCCATGCATTACATGTGTTAAGGAGGAGATTCCTGACCCTGCTTATGGGGATGATGGAATTTTTGGACTGAAGGCGCCCAAGACAGGATTGGGCCTGAGCCTCAACACCGAGGAGGTGCTGAAGGCGTGGTATGACAGAGGCTCCGTGTTCTCTGACGGCAACATACCTGATGCGTCATCCGCTGATGGGCTG GCTAAACTTTCAGATATTGAACTGTTTCTAGAGAATGGTGCTGCTGGTGCTATCAGGGAAGGCAGCATACAAAAATTGAAGCACAAGCAGAAGCagtgcactcctctcctctcaaaTAAGACTCGGTACCAAGCACGGAAGGTGCATGCCGAGTCTCGCCCTCGGGTCAAG GGGAGGTTTGTCAGCCAGGCGGCTCTTCTGCAGAAAGCCGCAGAGAAAGAGACCTAG